The following are encoded together in the Bacillus sp. V2I10 genome:
- a CDS encoding sigma-54-dependent Fis family transcriptional regulator: MLEMELNKIIETSNNNITITDEKGIILRSNREHWSIYDMQPDTYIGTSVYQLEKEGLLSPSINAIVLKEKKFIRIMQHTRTGRVVMSTGYPIFNKQGLLVRVISYSQDQTEIWKLQEQYEELQRKVKGYQTEVEDLREKELGHHAFIARSNQTQQILKTIHNVAKTDATILFLGPTGVGKSTFARALHNQSNRNKEPFIEVNCSTIPESLFESEIFGYEPGSFTGGNKQGRQGLIEQADSGTLFLDEIGELPLAMQAKLLKVLQEKKIKRIGGKKERLINFRLIAATNQDLEKMVNEGKFRLDLFYRLNVIPIQIPSLLERKEDIPILIQHYLQKTNDKYQTIKKLHPSTYEVLTHYEWPGNIRELENLIERLILTIDEPAIYPKHLPLAITGQVEQTEDSSSSAIEQELSGKQDLKKTLEKIEIQLIAKAYKQCKTTYEMADYLGISQPSVIYKLKKYKEHF; encoded by the coding sequence ATGCTGGAGATGGAATTAAATAAAATTATCGAAACATCGAATAATAACATTACAATTACAGATGAAAAAGGAATTATTTTACGATCTAATCGAGAACATTGGTCAATTTATGATATGCAGCCTGATACATACATCGGTACATCGGTTTATCAATTAGAAAAAGAAGGGCTGCTTTCACCTTCTATCAATGCAATCGTTTTAAAGGAAAAAAAATTCATTCGTATTATGCAGCATACAAGAACAGGCCGAGTTGTCATGTCAACTGGCTATCCAATTTTCAATAAGCAAGGCCTCTTGGTAAGAGTGATCAGCTATAGTCAGGATCAAACCGAAATATGGAAATTGCAGGAACAATACGAGGAATTACAACGCAAGGTAAAGGGCTATCAGACAGAAGTCGAGGATTTAAGGGAAAAGGAACTTGGTCATCATGCTTTTATCGCTAGAAGTAATCAGACTCAGCAGATTTTAAAAACGATTCATAATGTCGCTAAAACCGATGCCACGATTCTTTTTTTAGGACCAACTGGGGTAGGGAAAAGTACGTTTGCACGCGCTCTTCATAATCAAAGCAACCGAAATAAAGAGCCATTTATCGAGGTGAATTGCAGCACAATCCCAGAAAGTCTGTTTGAATCAGAGATATTTGGATATGAACCAGGATCCTTTACAGGGGGAAACAAACAAGGCAGGCAGGGACTGATTGAACAAGCTGACAGCGGCACTCTTTTTTTAGATGAAATCGGGGAACTTCCCCTTGCTATGCAAGCCAAATTATTGAAAGTGCTGCAAGAAAAAAAGATAAAGCGCATCGGCGGAAAAAAAGAAAGACTTATTAACTTCCGGCTAATCGCAGCAACAAATCAGGATTTGGAGAAGATGGTAAATGAGGGGAAGTTTAGATTAGATTTGTTTTACCGTTTAAATGTGATACCCATTCAAATACCTTCATTACTTGAGCGTAAAGAAGATATACCAATCTTAATTCAGCATTACTTGCAGAAAACCAATGATAAATACCAGACAATAAAAAAATTACATCCCTCGACTTATGAAGTATTGACTCATTACGAATGGCCCGGAAATATACGGGAATTAGAAAATTTGATTGAACGGTTAATTCTGACCATTGATGAACCCGCTATCTATCCCAAACACCTTCCCCTAGCGATCACAGGGCAAGTGGAACAGACGGAAGATTCCTCTTCCTCCGCAATTGAACAAGAATTAAGCGGGAAACAAGATCTTAAAAAGACGTTAGAAAAGATTGAAATACAATTGATTGCCAAAGCATATAAACAATGTAAAACGACATACGAAATGGCAGATTATTTGGGGATCAGTCAACCTTCAGTCATCTATAAATTAAAGAAATATAAGGAACATTTTTGA
- a CDS encoding aspartate aminotransferase family protein — MTHTENSIQELRELDKKHFIHPTSPVKQQQEQGPAFIFTEGKGVYLQDATGKKVIDGMSSLWNVNVGHGRVELGKTAMEQMSKLGFSSCFATYSNEPAIRLAAKLAQIAPGDLSATFFTSGGSEANDTAYKLARHYWILKGQPGRKKIISRTKSYHGVSMGATSATGLKAFRDFTNSLAPDFLYADNFSSQSLRELIAAEGPETIAAFIAEPVQGAGGIHVAPENYFKEVREICDEYGVLFITDEVITGFGRTGMYFGMDHYGVAPDMMCFAKGVTSGYAQLGGVMISEKIHQELTELSTGTLLHGYTYSGHPMACAVALKNLEIIEQEHLIENAEAMGQELLKGLYRIQQERKIVGKVKGLGLMAGIEIVKDSKTKERYAAPLSPAIVLEAAKQGLICRSVVLDDQDIVVFAPPLTINKDEIKKMIEILNKSISVIEADLASENYATK; from the coding sequence ATGACACATACTGAAAACTCAATCCAGGAATTAAGAGAGTTAGATAAAAAACATTTTATCCATCCAACATCCCCAGTTAAACAGCAGCAAGAACAGGGGCCTGCTTTTATTTTTACAGAAGGAAAGGGAGTCTATCTTCAAGATGCAACAGGAAAAAAAGTCATTGATGGTATGTCATCTCTCTGGAATGTAAACGTAGGGCATGGACGCGTGGAATTAGGCAAAACGGCGATGGAGCAGATGTCAAAACTGGGTTTTAGTTCTTGTTTTGCCACATATAGCAACGAACCTGCCATTCGATTGGCCGCAAAACTTGCACAAATCGCTCCTGGAGATTTAAGCGCAACCTTCTTCACTTCTGGCGGTTCGGAGGCGAATGATACGGCTTATAAACTTGCACGGCATTACTGGATTCTAAAAGGTCAGCCAGGAAGAAAAAAGATTATTTCAAGAACAAAGTCCTATCACGGAGTCTCAATGGGGGCAACAAGTGCAACTGGGCTGAAAGCGTTTCGGGATTTCACGAACTCACTTGCTCCTGATTTTCTGTACGCAGACAACTTTTCTTCTCAATCTTTACGTGAATTGATTGCAGCAGAAGGTCCTGAAACGATTGCGGCTTTTATTGCAGAACCTGTACAAGGAGCAGGGGGCATTCACGTAGCTCCGGAAAATTATTTTAAGGAAGTACGTGAAATTTGCGATGAGTATGGAGTTTTATTTATTACAGATGAAGTGATCACTGGATTTGGCCGAACAGGAATGTACTTTGGAATGGATCATTACGGTGTTGCACCTGATATGATGTGCTTTGCAAAAGGTGTCACAAGCGGATATGCTCAGCTTGGAGGGGTCATGATATCAGAAAAGATCCATCAGGAATTAACGGAGCTCTCAACGGGCACTTTGCTGCATGGATACACGTATAGCGGGCATCCAATGGCCTGTGCGGTTGCATTGAAAAATTTGGAGATTATTGAACAGGAACATTTAATAGAAAATGCTGAAGCAATGGGACAGGAACTGCTAAAAGGACTTTACCGAATCCAACAAGAGCGAAAAATAGTCGGTAAAGTAAAAGGACTTGGATTGATGGCAGGTATTGAAATTGTCAAAGATTCAAAAACAAAAGAACGTTACGCTGCCCCTCTGTCTCCTGCTATTGTTTTAGAAGCTGCAAAACAAGGGCTTATTTGCAGATCAGTCGTCTTGGATGATCAAGATATAGTAGTATTTGCACCGCCGTTAACGATTAATAAAGACGAGATCAAAAAAATGATTGAAATTCTAAACAAATCTATCAGTGTTATCGAAGCAGACCTTGCTTCAGAAAACTATGCAACCAAGTAA
- a CDS encoding aldehyde dehydrogenase family protein — protein sequence MKKNLFINGEWVNAESYSPLLSPYSGEVIAEVPAATLKEVEMALTAAYEARKTMADMPSYKRARILEKLAALLEQRSDEAAEIIALEAAKPLSTAKGEVDRTIQTYKFSAEEAKRIHGETIPVDAAPGGEGRVAYTVREPIGVIAAITPFNFPMNLVAHKVGPALASGNSVVLKPAAQTPLSSLFLAELLQEAGLPAGAFNVVTGSGKLIGEKLVTDERIQKISFTGSPAVGIGIRNKAGLKKVTLELGSNAAVIIDKGVDIDKIISRCVSGAFAFQGQVCISVQRVYVHEELYETFVEKFVAATQKLKLGDPLDPMTDVSALISPRDIERSLEWIEEAKQKGAIVATGGKSEGNILHPTVLLEVDPSQKVSCQEVFAPIVLINKFSTVDQAIELVNDSRYGLQAGIYTENIRTALMASQKLHVGGVIVNDIPTFRLDHMPYGGVKESGIGREGIKYAIEEMTEQKLVIFNQN from the coding sequence ATGAAAAAAAACTTATTTATTAACGGTGAGTGGGTAAATGCAGAAAGCTATAGTCCTTTATTATCTCCTTACAGTGGAGAGGTGATTGCAGAAGTTCCTGCAGCAACTCTTAAAGAAGTAGAAATGGCGCTGACTGCTGCTTATGAAGCCAGAAAAACAATGGCTGATATGCCAAGTTATAAGCGTGCAAGGATTTTAGAGAAGCTTGCAGCTCTATTAGAACAACGATCTGATGAAGCGGCAGAAATCATTGCTCTGGAGGCAGCTAAACCACTTTCTACTGCAAAAGGGGAAGTTGATCGCACGATTCAAACATATAAATTTTCTGCTGAAGAAGCAAAACGGATACATGGAGAAACGATACCGGTTGATGCTGCTCCAGGAGGAGAAGGAAGAGTTGCCTATACTGTCCGGGAGCCAATTGGAGTCATTGCGGCTATTACACCTTTTAACTTTCCTATGAACCTAGTAGCACATAAAGTAGGACCTGCACTTGCTTCAGGCAATTCCGTTGTTTTAAAACCGGCTGCACAAACACCATTGTCCTCATTATTTCTTGCTGAGTTACTCCAGGAAGCAGGGTTGCCGGCAGGAGCATTCAATGTTGTAACAGGAAGCGGGAAATTAATAGGTGAAAAGCTTGTGACAGATGAAAGAATTCAAAAGATATCTTTTACAGGAAGCCCCGCAGTAGGCATTGGCATACGGAATAAAGCCGGATTAAAAAAGGTCACCCTTGAATTGGGTTCTAATGCGGCGGTCATTATTGACAAAGGCGTTGATATTGACAAAATCATTTCACGTTGTGTATCGGGAGCATTTGCATTTCAAGGACAAGTCTGTATTTCCGTTCAGCGGGTTTATGTTCATGAAGAACTATATGAAACATTTGTAGAAAAATTCGTTGCAGCGACTCAAAAGCTAAAACTAGGAGATCCTCTTGATCCGATGACAGATGTTTCTGCATTAATCAGTCCCCGAGACATAGAACGATCCCTCGAATGGATTGAGGAAGCGAAGCAGAAAGGAGCAATAGTGGCCACAGGAGGTAAATCGGAAGGGAATATTTTGCATCCAACTGTTTTATTGGAAGTGGATCCTTCCCAAAAAGTTTCTTGCCAAGAAGTGTTTGCCCCTATCGTATTGATCAATAAATTCTCAACAGTTGATCAGGCAATAGAGCTTGTCAATGATTCTCGCTACGGATTGCAAGCGGGTATTTACACAGAGAATATTCGTACGGCATTAATGGCTTCGCAAAAGCTGCACGTTGGAGGCGTAATAGTAAATGATATCCCTACATTCCGTCTGGACCATATGCCGTATGGGGGAGTAAAAGAAAGCGGAATTGGACGGGAAGGTATAAAGTACGCCATTGAGGAAATGACGGAACAAAAATTAGTCATATTTAATCAAAATTAA